In Mycoavidus cysteinexigens, a genomic segment contains:
- a CDS encoding baseplate J/gp47 family protein, producing MAQLTEQGFIIERLDANLAQLDAGFRTIYGADINTDPDSPDGQLIGLIAQIKTDLEELAESIYKALDPEAASGVWLEQRVAYAGLTRRQARYSSLRNAILTGTPRTLIPAGAVLTDPHHRRWLLVADTTLNENGSAHADLRSETLGAFPLPAQTELTLETLFLGWRSAQSSQAAEVGEEEETDAELRRRFFISRTKAAQNSVDGMIVKLLQLSDVRQAVCLENDSHRTDANNVPAHSLNIIVEGGSDTEIAQVIFENKTAGTGLRGAVQTQILDNTGMARSIRFDRPAVVACAAYLEVRRNAHFTAVDVEAIKATLTKTAFSIGETVLLSRLYSPINTVQGFWVETLNIGRHGQTLAASNIEIGVREMARFAPKDIEVVVL from the coding sequence ATGGCTCAACTCACTGAACAAGGCTTCATCATTGAGCGGCTGGATGCCAACCTCGCTCAGCTCGATGCAGGCTTTCGCACGATTTATGGCGCGGACATTAATACCGATCCTGATAGCCCCGATGGGCAATTGATTGGCCTTATTGCACAAATTAAAACCGATCTAGAAGAGCTTGCTGAATCCATTTACAAAGCGCTCGATCCTGAAGCCGCCAGCGGCGTTTGGCTTGAACAGCGCGTCGCCTATGCCGGACTCACGCGCCGGCAAGCACGCTATAGCTCTCTACGCAATGCGATCTTGACCGGCACGCCCCGAACTTTGATTCCGGCTGGCGCAGTCCTCACCGATCCGCATCATCGACGGTGGTTATTGGTTGCCGATACGACGTTGAATGAAAATGGCTCAGCGCACGCTGATTTAAGAAGCGAAACGCTCGGTGCCTTTCCTCTGCCCGCCCAAACCGAACTCACCCTCGAAACGCTCTTTTTAGGCTGGCGCTCCGCTCAAAGCAGTCAAGCCGCAGAAGTCGGAGAAGAGGAAGAAACCGATGCTGAATTGCGACGCCGTTTCTTTATTAGCCGTACAAAAGCGGCTCAAAACTCCGTCGATGGGATGATCGTTAAGCTTTTACAGCTATCTGATGTCCGCCAAGCGGTGTGTTTAGAAAATGACAGCCATCGAACCGATGCGAACAATGTACCGGCGCATAGCCTTAATATTATTGTCGAGGGCGGCTCAGATACCGAGATTGCTCAGGTGATCTTTGAGAATAAAACCGCTGGCACAGGGCTACGCGGCGCGGTGCAAACGCAGATTCTCGACAACACAGGTATGGCGCGCTCAATCCGCTTTGATCGACCTGCGGTCGTCGCTTGCGCCGCTTATCTCGAAGTGCGCCGTAACGCCCATTTTACGGCGGTCGACGTCGAGGCGATTAAAGCCACACTAACAAAAACAGCGTTCAGCATTGGCGAAACCGTGCTGCTCTCGCGCTTATACAGCCCCATCAATACCGTACAGGGGTTTTGGGTGGAAACACTCAACATTGGCCGACACGGCCAAACGCTCGCTGCCAGCAATATTGAGATCGGCGTGCGCGAGATGGCCCGCTTTGCCCCTAAGGATATTGAAGTCGTCGTGCTCTAA
- a CDS encoding DUF2612 domain-containing protein — protein sequence MSYPSLLIWQYRGKPKARATAQLIDHYFTDTWRGLADLPNALHIEAATGKNLDLVGQHVGQSRILKGLAPRSLFGFERAPGAQGLSNMGSGGGKWYRKGDVITDSVVLDDDDFRFLIKCRIAKNHMTGTIPDITHALDFIFGGQASVYDQYDMSFTVTIRSDQITTFKRYAIQTLDILPRPAGVNVNYVVLANIIAFGFANSPGAFAFNHGKFARYL from the coding sequence ATGTCCTATCCATCACTGCTCATCTGGCAATACAGAGGCAAGCCCAAAGCACGGGCTACCGCACAACTGATCGATCACTATTTTACCGACACATGGCGCGGCCTCGCCGATTTACCGAATGCACTCCATATTGAGGCCGCAACAGGCAAAAACCTAGACCTGGTAGGCCAACATGTCGGGCAATCTCGCATTTTAAAAGGGCTGGCCCCTCGCAGCTTGTTCGGCTTTGAACGCGCCCCTGGCGCTCAGGGGTTGAGCAACATGGGGAGTGGCGGCGGCAAATGGTATCGCAAGGGCGATGTCATTACCGATTCCGTCGTGCTCGATGACGATGACTTTCGCTTTCTCATCAAATGCCGCATCGCCAAAAATCATATGACGGGCACCATTCCTGACATTACACACGCGCTGGATTTTATCTTTGGCGGGCAAGCCAGTGTCTATGATCAGTACGACATGAGTTTCACCGTCACCATTCGCAGCGATCAAATTACCACCTTTAAACGCTATGCCATTCAGACGCTCGATATTCTGCCCCGACCCGCAGGCGTCAACGTCAACTATGTCGTTTTAGCCAACATTATCGCTTTCGGATTCGCCAACTCACCTGGCGCATTCGCTTTTAACCATGGAAAATTTGCGAGGTATTTATGA